The DNA segment AGCTCATAGAGCCGCGCCACGGCCTTGTTGAAGGCGAGCTTGTCGTAATCAGCCTGAACAGCCTTCAGCGTCTTGTGCGTGGCTTGCGAGATTGCAAGGGCCGAGCCGCCTGAGGCAGGCTTTGCCTCAACTGCCTTCAGCGCATCGGACGCTTCCGAGATCAGCCGCCACAGGCGCTGGACGAACCGATGCGCGCCTTCGACGCCGGCTTCCGACCAGATCACATCGCGATCGGGCGGAGAGTCGGAAAGCACGAAGAAGCGAGCGGTATCGGCGCCATAGGACGCGATGATATCGTCGGGATCGACAACATTCTTCTTTGACTTCGACATTTTCTCGATCGAGCCGATGGTGATGGGTTCGCCGGTTTCGATTAGGCTCGCCTGCCGCTTGCCGTCGTTCTCGACGATGATGATTTCGGCCGGCGTCACCCATTCGCGCTGGGCGCCTTCGCCACGGCTATAGGTTTCGTGCACGACCATGCCCTGCGTAAACAGTCCCTTGAAAGGCTCGTCCAGCCCGGCATGGCCAGTCGCCTTCATGGCGCGGGTAAAGAAGCGCGAATAAAGCAGATGCAGGATCGCGTGTTCGATACCGCCAATATACTGATCGACAGGAAGCCAGTGATCGACTGCCGCCGGATTGGTCGGCTTGTTTTCCCAGGGTGCCGTAAACCGTGCGAAGTACCAGGAGGAATCGACGAACGTATCCATCGTATCGGTTTCGCGGCGGGCATCCTTGCCGCATTGCGGGCAGGAGACGTGACGCCAGGTCGGGTGGCGGTCGAGCGGATTGCCCGGCTTGTCGAAGGTGACGTCATCAGGCAGTTTGACGGGCAGATCGGCTTTGGGAACCGGAATGACGCCACAGTCATCGCAATGGATAACCGGGATCGGGCAGCCCCAATAGCGCTGGCGGGAAATACCCCAGTCGCGCAGACGGAAATTGACCTTGCGCTCGGCCTGCGGGGCATTGCCGATCGAGGCCTGCTCCAGCGTTGTCGCAACCTTCTCAAAAGCTTCTTCGATCGTCAGGCCGTCAAGATGGCGCGAATTGATCATCACGCCGTCGCCGGTATAGGCTTCGTCGCCAATGGTAAAGCTCGCGGCATCACCATCCTTCGGCATCACCACGGCAATGGCCGGCAGGCCGTATTTGCGGGCGAAATCGAGGTCGCGCTGGTCGCCGGAGGGGCAGCCGAAGATCGCACCGGTGCCATAATCCATCAGCACGAAATTGGCGACGTAAACAGGCAGCTCCCAGCTCGGGTCCAACGGATGCTTGACGCGGATACCCGTATCGATGCCCTTTTTCTCAGCCGTTTCCAGCGCCGCCAGCGATGTGCCGGCCCGGCGGGTTTCCTCGCAGAAGGTTTCGATTTCTGGGTTACCCGCAGCCGCCTGGCGGGCGAGCGGATGATCGGCGGCGATCGCCAGGAACGAGGCGCCAAACAGCGTGTCTGGGCGGGTCGTGTAGACAGCGACCTCGGTCGCGTCGGCAGCGCCGGTACCCGGAACGATTTCCCAGAGGATCGTCAGGCCTTCGGAGCGGCCGATCCAGTTCTTCTGCATCAGGCGGACCTTTTCCGGCCACTGATCCAGCGTGTCGAGCGAATCGAGCAGATCCTGGTTGAAGTCAGTAATGCGGAAGAACCATTGCGTCAGTTCGCGCTGTTCGACCAGCGCACCGGAGCGCCAGCCGCGTCCGTCGATCACCTGTTCATTGGCAAGAACCGTGTTATCGACCGGGTCCCAATTGACCTTCGACTGCTTGCGGTAGACCAGGCCTTTTTCCAGGAAATCCAGGAACAGGTGCTGCTGATGCTGGTAATATTCGACATCGCAGGTGGCAAATTCGCGCGACCAGTCAAGCGACAGACCCATCACCTTCAGCTGCGCCTTCATCGAGGCGATGTTCTGATAGGTCCAGGCGGCCGGATGCACGCCACGTTCCATGGCGGCGTTTTCGGCCGGCATGCCGAACGCGTCCCAGCCCATCGGATGCAGGACATTATAGCCGCGGGCGCGCTTGTAACGCGCCACGACGTCGCCCATGGCATAGTTGCGGACATGGCCCATATGGATCCGGCCCGACGGATAGGGAAACATCTCGAGCACGTAATATTTTTCGCGCGGGTCGTCATTGTCCGTGAGGAAGACGTGCTTCTGGTCCCATTCCTGCTGCCAGCGGGGTTCGGAATCGCGCGGATTGTAACGTTCGGTAGCCATGTGATTGATGTTCCGGAAATTGGGCGAGGGGAAATCAGTCCCCTGGATATTTGGCGTGACCTTCACCATGAAACAAGCGTAGCGTCAAGTTTTGGAAGGCTTTGGGGCAAAACTTTGAGCCATTTGACCGGCGTTGCGCGATTACGGCTTGGCAGTCCGGTTCAGTTTGACTATTGCGCCCTGCAAGCCTGAATGTGATGGAGATGATGGCAATGAGCGTGGAAGAACGGTTGAACGATGTCCTGAGCCGGATTCGCGACGCAGAAGACGCTGCGGGTCGCCCGAAAGGCGCCGCCTCGCTCATCGCCGTTTCCAAGACCTTCGAAGCTGATCCCATCCGTCCGGTCATTGCTGCCGGACAGCGGATCTTCGGCGAGAACCGTGTGCAGGAAGCGCAGGGCAAATGGCCTGCGCTGCAGGCGGAAACGGCTGGCATCGAGCTTCATCTGATCGGGCCCCTGCAATCCAACAAGGCGGCAGATGCTGTGGCGCTGTTCGATGTGATCGAGACGATCGACCGTGAGAAGATTGCGCGTGCGGTTGCGGCTGAAATTGCCCGCCAGGACAAGCCGGTTCGCCTCTACGTTCAGGTCAATACCGGGCTAGAGCCGCAAAAGGCGGGTATTGACCCGGATGAGACCGTGGCCTTCGTCACGCTGTGCCAAGAAACGATTGGTATTGCCGTGGAGGGATTGATGTGCATTCCCCCGGCAGATGAAAATCCCGGTCCGCATTTTGCGCTGCTCGCCAAGCTTGCCGAACGTTGCGGCCTGGATAAGCTCTCCATGGGCATGTCCGGTGATTTCGAGACGGCCGTGCAGTTTGGCGCCACCAGCGTGCGTGTTGGCTCGGCAATTTTTGGAACGCGCTGATCTGTTCAGGTCCCCGGAAACTCTAACCCTTTCGTCTGGCTTCTCCGCGCCTCTTCAATCTCCTATTGTTCTCTCTGGAGGCTGGGTTCGCCCGGTATGGAGTGGAGGAGACGGCAATGGCGAGCAGCTATTCCGGCGTTTATGCTGCGTGGAAACAGGACCCGGAAGCTTTCTGGGCTGAA comes from the Pararhizobium qamdonense genome and includes:
- the leuS gene encoding leucine--tRNA ligase, which encodes MATERYNPRDSEPRWQQEWDQKHVFLTDNDDPREKYYVLEMFPYPSGRIHMGHVRNYAMGDVVARYKRARGYNVLHPMGWDAFGMPAENAAMERGVHPAAWTYQNIASMKAQLKVMGLSLDWSREFATCDVEYYQHQQHLFLDFLEKGLVYRKQSKVNWDPVDNTVLANEQVIDGRGWRSGALVEQRELTQWFFRITDFNQDLLDSLDTLDQWPEKVRLMQKNWIGRSEGLTILWEIVPGTGAADATEVAVYTTRPDTLFGASFLAIAADHPLARQAAAGNPEIETFCEETRRAGTSLAALETAEKKGIDTGIRVKHPLDPSWELPVYVANFVLMDYGTGAIFGCPSGDQRDLDFARKYGLPAIAVVMPKDGDAASFTIGDEAYTGDGVMINSRHLDGLTIEEAFEKVATTLEQASIGNAPQAERKVNFRLRDWGISRQRYWGCPIPVIHCDDCGVIPVPKADLPVKLPDDVTFDKPGNPLDRHPTWRHVSCPQCGKDARRETDTMDTFVDSSWYFARFTAPWENKPTNPAAVDHWLPVDQYIGGIEHAILHLLYSRFFTRAMKATGHAGLDEPFKGLFTQGMVVHETYSRGEGAQREWVTPAEIIIVENDGKRQASLIETGEPITIGSIEKMSKSKKNVVDPDDIIASYGADTARFFVLSDSPPDRDVIWSEAGVEGAHRFVQRLWRLISEASDALKAVEAKPASGGSALAISQATHKTLKAVQADYDKLAFNKAVARLYELVNTLANPLTQVAAGTADAATTAAVKDAVSILISLVAPMMPHLAEQCWQEIGGAGLVAQTAWPVYSEALVAENEVTMPVQINGKKRADLTIARDADQTAIESAVLALEPVKTALNGQSPKKIIVVPQRIVNVVV
- a CDS encoding YggS family pyridoxal phosphate-dependent enzyme, translated to MSVEERLNDVLSRIRDAEDAAGRPKGAASLIAVSKTFEADPIRPVIAAGQRIFGENRVQEAQGKWPALQAETAGIELHLIGPLQSNKAADAVALFDVIETIDREKIARAVAAEIARQDKPVRLYVQVNTGLEPQKAGIDPDETVAFVTLCQETIGIAVEGLMCIPPADENPGPHFALLAKLAERCGLDKLSMGMSGDFETAVQFGATSVRVGSAIFGTR